Proteins co-encoded in one Pseudarthrobacter chlorophenolicus A6 genomic window:
- a CDS encoding glycosyltransferase, translating to MTARIAVAAVTFDRPKELAVLLDSIKAQTAAVDTICLVDSGTTPARSIAEQHANVDYVRSEANLGGAGGFALAALKAVASGARWIWMMDDDAVPADPECLATLVREAEARDLEAVVPLVTAPGQPDRLSFFFRLDGKVTHDRAEVEKLGFLPDDGHFFNGALIRSDVFFKVGLPDMRLFIRGDEVDFTIRLRQAGIRFGTVTTTAITHPHAFTETQHVYGAGWHVIVPESAFKRYYYYRNRGYLIRRYFRVRSFVADVGGYLGYFLQRRDLPGLLAWARTFSTGLRGKGFGPLEDQKF from the coding sequence ATGACCGCCCGCATTGCAGTTGCAGCCGTGACCTTCGACCGTCCGAAGGAGCTCGCGGTACTGCTGGATTCAATCAAGGCCCAGACTGCCGCAGTGGACACCATTTGCCTGGTGGACAGCGGCACAACCCCGGCGCGCAGCATAGCGGAACAGCATGCCAACGTTGACTATGTCCGGTCCGAAGCCAACCTCGGCGGGGCCGGCGGGTTCGCCCTAGCGGCCCTCAAGGCGGTGGCCAGCGGTGCCCGATGGATCTGGATGATGGACGACGACGCCGTGCCAGCCGATCCTGAATGCCTCGCCACGCTGGTGCGGGAGGCTGAAGCCCGCGACCTTGAGGCCGTGGTTCCGCTCGTGACTGCGCCCGGTCAGCCCGACAGGCTTTCCTTCTTCTTCCGGCTGGACGGCAAGGTCACCCACGACCGCGCCGAGGTGGAGAAGCTGGGGTTCCTTCCCGACGACGGGCACTTCTTCAACGGTGCGCTCATCCGGTCCGACGTGTTCTTCAAGGTGGGCTTGCCCGACATGCGCCTGTTCATCCGCGGCGACGAAGTGGACTTCACCATCCGGCTCCGCCAGGCAGGGATCAGGTTTGGAACGGTCACCACCACGGCTATTACGCACCCGCACGCGTTTACCGAAACCCAGCACGTGTACGGGGCCGGATGGCACGTCATCGTTCCTGAATCGGCGTTCAAGCGCTACTACTACTACCGCAACCGCGGGTACCTGATCCGCCGGTATTTCCGGGTCCGCTCGTTTGTTGCGGACGTAGGCGGCTATCTGGGCTACTTCCTGCAGCGCCGTGACCTTCCCGGGCTGCTGGCCTGGGCCAGGACCTTCAGCACCGGCCTGCGCGGCAAAGGATTCGGCCCGTTGGAGGATCAGAAGTTCTAG
- a CDS encoding AtpZ/AtpI family protein, which yields MRNPKKRGAAGNSNRAHGSSAPGVASENTDGGYNAGMAVFSYIIGGIIVWSLIGWGLDFLWGTRWIVLAGALLGAVGGFYLSHMHGLTSSRKNTGDRPAAGGPSQDGGTNAK from the coding sequence GTGCGTAACCCAAAGAAACGTGGCGCCGCCGGCAACAGCAACCGTGCACACGGCAGTTCCGCGCCCGGCGTCGCCAGCGAGAACACCGACGGCGGATACAACGCCGGGATGGCCGTCTTCAGCTACATCATTGGCGGAATCATCGTCTGGAGTTTGATAGGGTGGGGACTGGATTTTCTGTGGGGAACGCGCTGGATTGTGCTCGCAGGCGCTCTGCTTGGAGCCGTCGGAGGTTTTTACCTTTCCCACATGCATGGCCTCACCAGTTCCCGCAAAAACACTGGTGATCGTCCTGCTGCCGGCGGTCCGTCCCAGGACGGCGGCACGAATGCCAAATAA
- the atpB gene encoding F0F1 ATP synthase subunit A: MIALALPAQDSGEFTPPGINEMHLPAILPWGAAEGFSKQMLLVLLSVVFIAVFFVLAARKQQLVPGKLQFAGEAAYGFVRNGIAKDIIGGRDFIKYVPLLFSLFFFILVNNIYGAIPLIQLPTFSHVGGAYVLAGIVYFTWIAIGIKKNGLRYFKLATVPSGVPWFILPIVIPIEIISNFVVRPVTHSLRLFATMLAGHLIVMIAGSGIEYLVMQESILLKGTSVLVLAGAIAMYMLEALIMVLQAYVFTLLTAIYIEGALHADSH; this comes from the coding sequence TTGATCGCGCTTGCGCTCCCGGCCCAAGATTCAGGAGAGTTTACACCTCCTGGTATTAACGAAATGCATTTGCCGGCAATCCTGCCGTGGGGTGCCGCAGAAGGATTCTCCAAGCAGATGCTGCTGGTCCTCCTCTCTGTCGTCTTTATCGCCGTCTTCTTCGTGCTGGCTGCACGCAAGCAGCAGCTGGTACCCGGCAAGCTCCAGTTCGCCGGCGAGGCCGCCTACGGCTTCGTCCGCAACGGCATCGCCAAGGACATCATCGGCGGCCGCGACTTTATCAAGTACGTGCCCCTGCTGTTCAGCCTGTTCTTCTTCATCCTGGTGAACAACATCTACGGTGCCATCCCGCTGATCCAGCTCCCCACGTTCTCTCACGTGGGTGGAGCCTATGTGCTCGCCGGCATCGTCTACTTCACCTGGATTGCCATCGGCATCAAGAAGAACGGCCTGCGCTACTTCAAGCTGGCCACCGTGCCGTCTGGTGTTCCCTGGTTCATCCTGCCGATCGTCATCCCGATCGAGATCATCTCCAACTTCGTCGTCCGGCCCGTGACTCACAGCCTCCGTCTGTTCGCCACCATGCTTGCCGGCCACCTCATCGTGATGATTGCCGGTTCCGGCATCGAATACCTGGTCATGCAGGAAAGCATCCTGCTGAAGGGCACCTCGGTGCTGGTGCTCGCCGGTGCCATCGCGATGTACATGCTTGAGGCCCTGATCATGGTCCTGCAGGCGTACGTCTTTACCCTGCTGACGGCGATCTACATCGAAGGCGCCCTGCACGCCGACAGCCACTAG
- a CDS encoding MraY family glycosyltransferase: MIMYLLMGLTAAVVSYAATWGARVVGHRLELHQPIRSRDMHSTPVSRLGGVAIFLGVMVALIVASQSFFVKDIYRNNFSPWGVLAGAAVIVLVGVADDLLDIRWWVKLIGQSVAALTVAIWGVQMTIVPWVPEPIYLENGTLRVVLTAGLIVTTMNAFNFIDGLDGLAAGVAVIGGTAFFVTAYWVHRNAVLLDYSDLATLITAVLVGSCLGFLPHNWFPSKIFMGDSGAMLIGLLMASAGVVSTGQITSGLYDRANGISTVIPILLPFAVLFLPLLDLGLAVVRRTARGRSPWSADRGHLHHKLLDIGYSHRTAVILMYLWTVVLSFGGLAIAIFPWQIVLAVDLFATLVMGLITAWPYLSRSGDEPAT; encoded by the coding sequence ATGATCATGTACCTGCTCATGGGCCTGACGGCCGCCGTCGTGTCCTACGCCGCCACGTGGGGTGCCCGGGTGGTGGGCCACAGGCTTGAACTGCACCAGCCCATCCGCAGCCGCGATATGCATTCCACCCCCGTTTCCAGGCTTGGCGGCGTTGCCATCTTCCTGGGTGTGATGGTGGCACTGATCGTCGCGAGCCAGTCGTTCTTCGTCAAGGACATCTACCGGAACAATTTCTCGCCGTGGGGCGTGCTGGCCGGGGCCGCGGTGATCGTCCTGGTGGGTGTGGCCGACGACCTCCTGGACATCCGCTGGTGGGTGAAGCTAATCGGCCAGAGCGTAGCTGCCCTTACCGTGGCCATCTGGGGCGTACAAATGACCATCGTTCCCTGGGTTCCGGAACCCATCTACCTGGAGAACGGAACGCTCCGGGTGGTGCTGACCGCAGGGCTCATTGTCACCACCATGAACGCCTTCAATTTCATCGATGGCCTTGACGGGCTTGCGGCGGGAGTGGCCGTCATTGGCGGAACCGCGTTTTTCGTCACGGCCTATTGGGTTCACCGCAATGCGGTCCTGCTGGATTACTCAGACCTTGCCACGCTGATCACGGCGGTCCTTGTAGGCAGCTGCCTCGGGTTCCTGCCGCACAACTGGTTCCCCTCGAAGATCTTCATGGGGGATTCCGGGGCCATGCTGATCGGGCTGCTGATGGCCTCGGCAGGCGTGGTGTCCACGGGGCAGATCACCTCGGGCCTGTACGACCGCGCCAACGGTATTTCCACGGTCATCCCCATCCTGCTTCCCTTCGCAGTGCTCTTCCTGCCCTTGCTGGACCTGGGGCTCGCCGTGGTCCGGCGGACCGCACGCGGACGTTCGCCGTGGTCCGCGGACCGGGGACACCTGCACCACAAGCTCCTCGACATCGGCTACTCGCACCGCACAGCCGTGATTCTGATGTACCTCTGGACAGTGGTGCTGTCCTTCGGGGGACTCGCTATTGCGATCTTCCCGTGGCAGATTGTCCTCGCGGTGGACCTGTTCGCCACCCTCGTCATGGGCCTGATTACGGCCTGGCCGTACCTGTCCCGCAGCGGCGATGAACCAGCCACGTAA